A single region of the Aeromicrobium chenweiae genome encodes:
- the prcA gene encoding proteasome subunit alpha, which yields MTQQFYVSPEQLMKDRADFARKGISRGRSVVVVHFADGIIFVAENPSQALHKVSEIYDRIGFAAVGRYNEFENLRIAGVRLADLRGYSYDRRDVTGRSLANAYAQTLGTIFSAGGEKPYEVEIFVGELGDDASSDQVYRLMYDGSVADVQGFGVMGGQSEQVEAYLGEHYTPNLDLSSAIKVAVTALGQDTTPARTVEASALEIGVLTRARPQPRKFKRLSDADVVSALGEPGGETP from the coding sequence ATGACGCAACAGTTCTACGTCTCGCCCGAGCAGCTCATGAAGGACCGGGCGGACTTCGCCCGCAAGGGCATCAGCCGCGGACGCAGCGTGGTGGTCGTGCACTTCGCCGACGGCATCATCTTCGTCGCGGAGAACCCCTCGCAGGCGCTGCACAAGGTCAGCGAGATCTACGACCGCATCGGGTTCGCCGCGGTCGGTCGCTACAACGAGTTCGAGAACCTGCGCATCGCGGGCGTCCGCCTCGCGGACCTGCGCGGCTACTCGTACGACCGGCGCGACGTGACGGGGCGCAGCCTCGCCAACGCGTACGCGCAGACGCTCGGCACCATCTTCTCCGCCGGCGGCGAGAAGCCGTACGAGGTCGAGATCTTCGTCGGCGAGCTCGGCGACGACGCGTCGTCCGACCAGGTCTACCGCCTCATGTACGACGGCTCCGTGGCCGACGTGCAGGGCTTCGGCGTGATGGGCGGGCAGAGCGAGCAGGTCGAGGCGTACCTGGGCGAGCATTACACGCCCAACCTGGACCTGTCGTCGGCGATCAAGGTCGCCGTGACCGCGCTGGGCCAGGACACCACCCCCGCACGCACGGTCGAGGCGTCCGCCCTTGAGATCGGCGTGCTCACCCGGGCACGCCCTCAGCCTCGCAAGTTCAAGCGGCTGAGCGACGCCGACGTCGTGTCCGCCCTGGGCGAGCCGGGTGGGGAGACGCCATGA
- the pafA gene encoding Pup--protein ligase: protein MDRRIFGIENEYGVTCSFKGQRRLSPDEVARYLFRRVVSWGRSSNVFLRNGARLYLDVGSHPEYATPECDDLVDLVTHDRAGERILEGLMIDAQKRLADDGVEGDIYLFKNNTDSAGNSYGCHENYLVSRAGEFSKLADVLIPFLVSRQIITGAGKIQQTPRGTIFSVSQRAEHIWEGVSSATTRSRPIINTRDEPHADAERFRRLHVIVGDSNMSETTTLLKFATTDLVLRMIEAGVTMRDMTLDNPIRAIREIAHDMTGRRKVQLANGRELSALEIQAEYFGKAAEFVDKNGLHTPTITRALDLWERTLKAVESEDLSLVEREIDWVIKYKLLDRYRATHNMGWSDPRIAQLDLAYHDIRRDRGIFYLLEKKGAVARVTNDLDVFTAKNVPPQTTRARLRGDFIKRAQERRRDFTVDWVHLKLNDQAQRTVLCKDPFRSQDERVQRLIDGM from the coding sequence ATGGACCGGCGCATCTTCGGTATCGAGAACGAGTACGGCGTCACGTGCTCGTTCAAGGGTCAGCGCCGCCTGTCGCCGGACGAGGTCGCCCGCTACCTGTTCCGGCGGGTCGTCTCCTGGGGACGCAGCAGCAACGTGTTCCTGCGCAACGGCGCCCGACTCTATCTCGACGTCGGCAGCCACCCCGAGTACGCGACGCCTGAGTGCGACGACCTCGTCGACCTGGTGACGCACGACCGGGCGGGGGAGCGGATCCTCGAGGGCCTGATGATCGACGCGCAGAAGCGGCTGGCCGACGACGGCGTCGAGGGCGACATCTACCTGTTCAAGAACAACACCGACTCCGCGGGCAACTCCTACGGCTGCCACGAGAACTACCTCGTCAGCCGGGCCGGTGAGTTCAGCAAGCTGGCCGACGTGCTCATCCCGTTCCTGGTCTCCCGGCAGATCATCACGGGCGCCGGCAAGATCCAGCAGACGCCGCGCGGCACGATCTTCTCGGTCAGCCAGCGCGCCGAGCACATCTGGGAGGGCGTCTCCAGCGCCACGACCCGCTCGCGCCCGATCATCAACACCCGCGACGAGCCGCACGCGGACGCCGAGCGCTTCCGCCGCCTGCACGTGATCGTCGGCGACTCCAACATGAGCGAGACGACGACCCTGCTCAAGTTCGCGACCACCGACCTGGTGCTGCGGATGATCGAGGCCGGCGTGACGATGCGCGACATGACGCTGGACAACCCGATCCGCGCGATCCGTGAGATCGCCCACGACATGACGGGGCGCCGCAAGGTGCAGCTGGCCAACGGCCGGGAGCTGTCCGCCCTGGAGATCCAGGCCGAGTACTTCGGCAAGGCTGCCGAGTTCGTCGACAAGAACGGGCTCCACACCCCCACCATCACGCGCGCCCTCGACCTGTGGGAGCGGACGCTCAAGGCGGTGGAGTCCGAGGACCTGTCGCTGGTGGAGCGCGAGATCGACTGGGTCATCAAGTACAAGCTGCTCGACCGGTACCGCGCGACCCACAACATGGGGTGGAGCGACCCGCGCATCGCCCAGCTCGACCTGGCGTACCACGACATCCGTCGCGACCGCGGCATCTTCTACCTGCTGGAGAAGAAGGGCGCCGTCGCCCGCGTCACCAACGACCTGGACGTGTTCACCGCCAAGAACGTGCCCCCGCAGACGACCCGCGCGCGGCTGCGCGGCGACTTCATCAAGCGGGCCCAGGAACGGCGCCGCGACTTCACCGTCGACTGGGTGCACCTCAAGCTCAACGACCAGGCGCAACGCACGGTGCTGTGCAAGGACCCGTTCCGCTCCCAGGACGAGCGCGTGCAGAGGCTGATCGACGGGATGTGA
- a CDS encoding FKBP-type peptidyl-prolyl cis-trans isomerase: protein MRRILLASIAATLVLAGCGGSDGKDGAGLSAIKVTGGKTPKVTFDKGFEVSKTESKVLKEGGGDEVKEGDSIKLDYVGVNGTTAKLFDSTYAASPQTVALSNDTILAGFVKGLEGRKVGSRVLVAIPPTDGFGDNGQPSFEIDKADTMVLVFDIRSKVPTEVTGDAKALPSSLPKLKLDGDKHPSGFTSTGKTEKKQAKASAHTVITGEGPKVKADQTVTVQYVGQVYPDGKVFDTSWTKGVPFTQSLSGLIKCWQTELTGQTVGSRVVLVCPPDTAYAGTESELKDDTLIFAIDLLDAS from the coding sequence GTGCGCCGCATTCTCTTGGCTTCCATTGCCGCAACCCTCGTCCTCGCAGGGTGCGGCGGCAGTGACGGCAAGGACGGCGCGGGCCTCTCGGCCATCAAGGTGACCGGTGGCAAGACTCCCAAGGTCACCTTCGACAAGGGCTTCGAGGTCTCCAAGACCGAGAGCAAGGTCCTCAAGGAGGGCGGCGGCGACGAGGTCAAGGAGGGCGACTCGATCAAGCTCGACTACGTCGGGGTCAACGGCACGACGGCCAAGTTGTTCGACAGCACGTACGCCGCGAGCCCCCAGACGGTCGCCCTGTCCAACGACACGATCCTCGCCGGCTTCGTCAAGGGCCTCGAGGGACGCAAGGTGGGCAGCCGCGTGCTGGTCGCGATCCCGCCGACGGACGGCTTCGGTGACAACGGTCAGCCGAGCTTCGAGATCGACAAGGCCGACACGATGGTCCTGGTCTTCGACATCCGCTCCAAGGTCCCGACCGAGGTGACCGGCGACGCCAAGGCGCTGCCGTCGTCGCTGCCCAAGCTGAAGCTCGACGGCGACAAGCACCCGTCCGGCTTCACGTCCACCGGCAAGACCGAGAAGAAGCAGGCCAAGGCCAGCGCGCACACCGTGATCACGGGCGAGGGCCCGAAGGTCAAGGCCGACCAGACCGTCACGGTCCAGTACGTCGGCCAGGTCTACCCCGACGGCAAGGTGTTCGACACCAGCTGGACCAAGGGCGTGCCGTTCACGCAGTCGCTCAGCGGGCTCATCAAGTGCTGGCAGACCGAGCTGACCGGCCAGACCGTCGGCAGCCGCGTGGTCCTGGTCTGCCCGCCCGACACCGCCTACGCCGGCACCGAGAGCGAGCTCAAGGACGACACCCTGATCTTCGCGATCGACTTGCTCGACGCTTCCTGA
- a CDS encoding helix-turn-helix transcriptional regulator codes for MAERKTERLMNLIFALLVSRQYLTKDQIRESIADYRDSTPLAFDRKFERDKEELRELGITVEMGSIDKYFSDEPGYRIRRDEAELPDLELTREEAAVIGLATQVWEHAGLASESTTALVKLKAIGVDVDTSVLRMAEPKLSADEPSFDAMWDAVTRRVPVTFAYARPNQAPMQRHLQPWGIISWHDRWYVGGLDLDRGEPRIFRLSRVIGDVETAGAPGSYDIPEGTDMKDLARALFPPEPVEAAVLHMRKGRGQSLRRLAEKVTALDDDVDEVEIRYSSRWELASEVASYGPDVVVVTPPDVREAVIQRLRAAASGTLGLGA; via the coding sequence ATGGCCGAGCGCAAGACCGAGAGGTTGATGAACCTCATCTTCGCGTTGCTGGTGAGTCGTCAGTACCTCACGAAGGACCAGATCCGTGAGTCGATCGCCGACTACCGCGACTCGACGCCCTTGGCGTTCGACCGCAAGTTCGAGCGCGACAAGGAGGAGCTGCGAGAGCTCGGCATCACCGTCGAGATGGGCTCGATCGACAAGTACTTCAGCGACGAGCCGGGCTACCGCATCCGCCGCGACGAGGCCGAGCTGCCCGATCTCGAGCTGACCCGCGAGGAGGCGGCCGTGATCGGGCTCGCCACCCAGGTGTGGGAGCACGCGGGGCTGGCGAGCGAGTCGACCACGGCGCTGGTCAAGCTCAAGGCGATCGGCGTGGACGTCGACACCAGCGTCCTGCGCATGGCCGAGCCCAAGCTGTCGGCGGACGAGCCGTCCTTCGACGCGATGTGGGACGCCGTCACCCGGCGCGTCCCCGTGACGTTCGCGTACGCACGGCCGAACCAGGCGCCCATGCAGCGCCACCTGCAGCCGTGGGGGATCATCTCGTGGCACGACCGCTGGTACGTCGGGGGCCTCGACCTCGATCGCGGCGAGCCGCGCATCTTCCGGCTCTCCCGGGTCATCGGTGACGTCGAGACGGCGGGCGCTCCCGGTTCGTACGACATCCCGGAGGGCACGGACATGAAGGACCTCGCTCGGGCGCTGTTCCCGCCCGAGCCGGTGGAGGCTGCCGTGCTGCACATGCGCAAGGGCCGTGGCCAGTCGCTGCGCCGCCTGGCCGAGAAGGTCACCGCGCTCGACGACGACGTCGACGAGGTCGAGATCAGGTACTCCTCACGCTGGGAGCTCGCCTCCGAGGTGGCGTCCTACGGCCCCGACGTCGTCGTCGTGACGCCGCCCGACGTCCGCGAGGCGGTCATCCAGCGCCTGCGCGCTGCCGCCAGCGGGACCCTGGGGCTGGGCGCATGA
- a CDS encoding helix-turn-helix transcriptional regulator encodes MSRSRQQVIRMLALVPYLQGNDGVPVNEVAAEFGVTPKVIRDDLRLLMYTGTGEYAGELIDFDLTALERDGIVHIRDAEFMTRPLRISAREGIALIVALRTLRASASGPELTVIDSALAKLESAVGDTGAAVDVLLDEVDPVIHGAVVQALSTGKRLEITYATATRDEQSDREVDPRRLFTEQGKLYLEAWCLTAQDLRFFRLDRVLAARATETDAEDHDAKPRDLSDGFFTVGEETPYVLVDLHPRAHWLTEYYQVDLLEENEDGVWRAKIYGADWGWLRRLVLRNAGSVTVVEPQELRAQVIEDARVALQAYDEVVTSS; translated from the coding sequence ATGAGCCGGTCACGTCAGCAGGTCATCCGGATGCTCGCCCTCGTGCCGTACCTGCAGGGCAACGACGGTGTCCCGGTCAACGAGGTGGCCGCCGAGTTCGGCGTGACGCCCAAGGTCATCCGCGACGACCTGCGTCTGCTGATGTACACCGGCACGGGGGAGTACGCCGGCGAGCTGATCGACTTCGACCTCACCGCGCTGGAGCGTGACGGGATCGTGCACATCCGCGACGCGGAGTTCATGACCCGCCCGTTGCGCATCAGCGCCCGCGAGGGCATCGCGCTGATCGTCGCCCTGCGCACCCTGCGGGCGTCCGCGAGCGGCCCCGAGCTGACCGTCATCGACAGCGCGCTCGCGAAGCTCGAGAGCGCCGTGGGCGACACCGGCGCGGCCGTCGACGTCCTGCTCGACGAGGTCGACCCGGTCATCCACGGCGCCGTCGTCCAGGCGCTGAGCACCGGCAAGCGACTCGAGATCACCTACGCCACCGCGACCCGCGACGAGCAGTCCGACCGCGAGGTCGACCCGCGGCGGCTGTTCACCGAGCAGGGCAAGCTGTACCTGGAGGCCTGGTGCCTCACCGCGCAGGACCTGCGCTTCTTCCGGCTCGACCGCGTGCTGGCCGCGCGGGCGACCGAGACCGACGCCGAGGACCACGACGCGAAGCCGCGCGACCTGTCCGACGGCTTCTTCACCGTCGGCGAGGAGACCCCGTACGTCCTGGTCGACCTCCACCCGCGCGCCCACTGGCTGACCGAGTACTACCAGGTCGACCTGCTCGAGGAGAACGAGGACGGCGTCTGGCGGGCCAAGATCTACGGCGCCGACTGGGGCTGGCTGCGCCGCCTCGTGCTCCGCAACGCCGGCTCGGTCACGGTCGTCGAGCCGCAGGAGCTTCGCGCCCAGGTGATCGAGGACGCCCGCGTAGCCTTGCAGGCGTACGATGAAGTCGTCACGTCGAGCTAG
- the tatA gene encoding twin-arginine translocase TatA/TatE family subunit, producing the protein MFRGGIGAPEILIILGIVVLLFGGRKLPELARGSGRALRIFKTEVTALHDDDDDKPAKPASLETVEASEADKKREQG; encoded by the coding sequence ATGTTCCGAGGTGGAATCGGTGCTCCGGAGATCCTGATCATCCTGGGGATCGTCGTCCTGCTGTTCGGCGGAAGGAAGCTCCCCGAGCTGGCCCGCGGATCGGGCCGGGCGCTGCGCATCTTCAAGACCGAGGTCACGGCGCTGCACGACGATGACGACGACAAGCCCGCGAAGCCCGCGTCGCTGGAGACGGTCGAGGCGTCCGAGGCGGACAAGAAGCGCGAACAGGGCTGA
- the tatC gene encoding twin-arginine translocase subunit TatC, whose amino-acid sequence MGHLRELRSRLVRAVLAIAVGTIIALVFYDPVLDFLTRPYESIQPLLLERGIDSELVITGVGGALQFQLKISLVVGILLSSPVWLWQMWAFVLPALHRHEKRWALLLTATGAPLFIAGAALAYLILPKAMDVLIGFVPDGVGSLITGAEYFNFIIRMLLVFGVAAEIPLVVVLLNRIGAVSAAQLANARPWIVIGIFVFAAVATPTTDPLTMLFLAVPMTVLYLFSEIIAKLTDRKRRKVAAQTALGDDELSPLDD is encoded by the coding sequence ATGGGACACCTGCGTGAGCTGCGGTCCCGACTGGTGCGCGCCGTCCTGGCGATCGCCGTCGGCACGATCATCGCGCTGGTCTTCTACGACCCGGTGCTCGACTTCCTCACCCGACCCTACGAGTCCATCCAGCCCCTGCTCCTGGAGCGCGGGATCGACTCCGAGCTGGTCATCACCGGTGTCGGCGGTGCGCTGCAGTTCCAGCTGAAGATCTCCCTGGTCGTGGGCATCCTGCTGTCGAGCCCCGTGTGGCTGTGGCAGATGTGGGCCTTCGTCCTGCCGGCCCTGCACCGGCACGAGAAGCGCTGGGCGCTGCTGCTCACCGCCACGGGCGCACCGCTGTTCATCGCCGGGGCGGCGCTGGCGTACCTGATCCTGCCGAAGGCCATGGACGTCCTCATCGGGTTCGTCCCCGACGGCGTGGGCAGCCTCATCACGGGTGCGGAGTACTTCAACTTCATCATCCGCATGCTGCTGGTGTTCGGCGTGGCCGCCGAGATCCCGTTGGTGGTCGTGCTGCTCAACCGCATCGGTGCCGTGAGCGCGGCCCAGCTCGCCAACGCGCGGCCCTGGATCGTCATCGGCATCTTCGTGTTCGCGGCCGTCGCGACCCCGACGACGGACCCGCTGACGATGCTGTTCCTGGCGGTGCCGATGACCGTGCTGTACCTGTTCTCCGAGATCATCGCGAAGCTGACCGACCGCAAGCGCCGCAAGGTCGCCGCGCAGACTGCTCTCGGCGACGACGAGCTGTCCCCGCTCGACGACTAG
- a CDS encoding diacylglycerol kinase, with product MHLALVVNPTSGRRHGEAIAGRAAERLARAGHTTVTIQGADVAAARDRLKHAIADGVDGVLVVGGDGALHAVLDHVADSDLVFGLLPAGTGNDTARSLGIPTKDVDAAVDLVIAGHVRTIDLARTDEAHVATVIASGFDSKVNERANAMTWPRGNMRYNIAIVNELRSFQPLAFTITLDGRTIEREAMLVAVGNGPSFGGGLRICEGAALDDGLLDVVIINPVSKGKLLRVFPRLYRGTHMALPEVERHRVRTVTLSSPGIVAYGDGERLGPLPITATVQPGALHVFAPPPAA from the coding sequence ATGCACCTCGCGCTCGTCGTCAACCCCACCTCCGGCCGGCGCCACGGTGAAGCGATCGCCGGCCGGGCGGCCGAACGTCTCGCCCGGGCCGGCCACACGACCGTCACGATCCAGGGAGCGGACGTGGCGGCAGCCCGCGACCGGCTCAAGCACGCGATCGCCGACGGGGTGGACGGCGTGCTCGTCGTGGGCGGCGACGGTGCGCTGCACGCCGTGCTGGACCACGTCGCGGACTCCGACCTCGTGTTCGGGCTGCTGCCCGCCGGCACCGGCAACGACACCGCGCGCTCTCTCGGCATCCCGACCAAGGACGTGGACGCGGCGGTGGACCTGGTCATTGCTGGGCACGTGCGGACGATCGACCTGGCCCGCACCGACGAGGCCCATGTCGCGACCGTCATCGCGTCCGGCTTCGACTCCAAGGTGAACGAGCGGGCCAATGCGATGACCTGGCCGCGCGGCAACATGCGCTACAACATCGCGATCGTCAACGAGCTGCGCTCGTTCCAGCCGCTCGCGTTCACGATCACCCTCGACGGGCGGACCATCGAGCGCGAGGCCATGCTCGTCGCGGTCGGCAACGGACCGTCCTTCGGCGGCGGCCTGCGGATCTGCGAGGGCGCCGCTCTCGACGACGGGCTGCTCGACGTCGTGATCATCAACCCGGTCAGCAAGGGCAAGCTCCTGCGGGTGTTCCCGCGGCTGTACCGCGGCACCCACATGGCCCTCCCGGAGGTCGAGCGTCATCGCGTGCGCACGGTGACGTTGTCCTCCCCGGGCATCGTGGCGTACGGGGACGGCGAGCGGCTCGGACCGCTGCCGATCACCGCCACCGTCCAGCCGGGCGCGTTGCACGTCTTCGCGCCACCGCCCGCCGCGTAG
- a CDS encoding DEAD/DEAH box helicase: MSELGISSPAERYSRSRDSRQYPHLAEFRGLYDFALDGFQVEACKVVEDGHGVLVAAPTGSGKTLVGEFAVHLAIATGRKCFYTTPIKALSNQKFADLVDRYGADNVGLLTGDNTINGEAPVVVMTTEVLRNMLYAGSRTLDTLGYVVMDEVHYLADRTRGAVWEEVIIHLPESVSVISLSATVSNAEEFGDWLTEVRGDTVTIVEERRPIPLHQHVMVGRKMFPLFEPSSDDRGVEVNKALERLAREDWQLTRMMKGHKGKGGKRPRSHNRTPSRVEVVQRLDAEGLLPAICFIFSRAGCAAAVQQCLDARLTLTTPDEQAEIAAFVDTACSHLPEDDLHVLGYYEFRDALVRGIAAHHAGMLPTFKECVEDLFSNGLVKVIFATETLALGINMPARSVVIEKLSKWNGETHANITPGEYTQLTGRAGRRGIDVEGHGVVLWQHGLDPKQVAGLASTRTYPLNSSFHPSYNMAVNLVGQVGRGVARELLEQSFAQFQADRAVVGLARQIRKADDALEGYRENIACDRGDFMEYASLRRELSDIEASGSKARRQAEREEIIASLVKLRPGDVIHVPVGKFAGLAVVLDPGRVTDNEGPRPMVLTANRHARRLAMIDFPAPVQALTTMRIPKSFNPRNPQARRDLASALRSRADAASFHRDKPYRDQPGREDPRIAAIRQKLREHPCHDCPDRETHARWAERYLKLERDTRNQRGRIEQRTNTVARQFDRVCEVLDVLGYLDGDEVTPDGLRLKRLYSDLDLLVSECLRQGTWDGLDAAELAAVVSVLTYTSRLADELPAPRFPTKNVRETAETMAHLCADLQQLEREHRVKFLRSPDFGFSQAVWSWCKDATLDDVLNDMELAAGDFVRAMKQLIDVVAQIADAAGPGPLRTTAREALDLLRHGVVSYTSITA, encoded by the coding sequence ATGAGCGAGCTTGGCATTTCGTCCCCGGCCGAGCGGTACTCACGATCGCGTGACAGCCGGCAGTACCCGCACCTGGCCGAGTTCCGCGGCCTCTACGACTTCGCCCTCGACGGTTTCCAGGTCGAGGCCTGCAAGGTCGTCGAGGACGGGCACGGTGTGCTGGTCGCCGCACCCACCGGCTCCGGCAAGACGCTGGTGGGGGAGTTCGCCGTCCACCTCGCGATCGCCACCGGCCGCAAGTGCTTCTACACCACGCCGATCAAGGCGCTGTCCAACCAGAAGTTCGCCGATCTCGTCGACCGCTACGGCGCCGACAACGTCGGCCTGCTGACCGGCGACAACACGATCAACGGCGAGGCCCCCGTCGTCGTGATGACGACCGAGGTGCTGCGCAACATGCTGTACGCCGGCTCGCGCACCCTCGACACGCTCGGCTACGTCGTGATGGACGAGGTCCACTACCTCGCCGACCGCACCCGCGGAGCCGTGTGGGAGGAGGTCATCATCCACCTGCCCGAGTCGGTGTCGGTGATCTCGCTGTCGGCGACCGTGTCGAACGCCGAGGAGTTCGGCGACTGGCTGACCGAGGTCCGCGGCGACACCGTCACGATCGTCGAGGAGCGCCGCCCGATCCCGTTGCACCAGCACGTGATGGTCGGACGCAAGATGTTCCCCCTGTTCGAGCCGAGCTCGGACGATCGCGGGGTCGAGGTCAACAAGGCGCTGGAGCGGCTCGCCCGCGAGGACTGGCAGCTGACGCGCATGATGAAGGGCCACAAGGGCAAGGGCGGCAAGCGGCCCCGCAGCCACAACCGCACGCCCAGCCGGGTCGAGGTCGTCCAGCGGCTGGACGCCGAGGGCCTCCTGCCCGCGATCTGCTTCATCTTCAGCCGGGCCGGCTGCGCGGCGGCGGTGCAGCAGTGCCTCGACGCCCGGCTGACCCTGACGACCCCCGACGAGCAGGCCGAGATCGCCGCGTTCGTGGACACCGCCTGCTCGCACCTGCCCGAGGACGACCTCCACGTCCTGGGCTACTACGAGTTCCGCGACGCGCTCGTGCGGGGCATCGCGGCGCACCACGCCGGGATGCTGCCGACGTTCAAGGAGTGCGTCGAGGACCTGTTCAGCAACGGGCTGGTCAAGGTCATCTTCGCGACCGAGACGCTCGCGCTGGGCATCAACATGCCGGCCCGGTCGGTCGTCATCGAGAAGCTGTCGAAGTGGAACGGTGAGACCCACGCCAACATCACGCCGGGGGAGTACACCCAGCTCACGGGCCGAGCCGGTCGTCGTGGCATCGACGTCGAGGGCCACGGCGTGGTCCTGTGGCAGCACGGGCTGGACCCCAAGCAGGTGGCCGGGCTCGCGAGCACGCGGACGTACCCGCTCAACTCCTCGTTCCACCCGTCGTACAACATGGCGGTCAACCTCGTGGGCCAGGTCGGGCGCGGCGTCGCCCGCGAGCTGCTCGAGCAGTCCTTCGCCCAGTTCCAGGCCGACCGTGCGGTCGTCGGGCTCGCCCGTCAGATCCGCAAGGCCGACGACGCACTCGAGGGCTACCGCGAGAACATCGCCTGCGACCGCGGGGACTTCATGGAGTACGCGTCGTTGCGTCGCGAGCTCAGCGACATCGAGGCGTCCGGGTCCAAGGCCCGGCGCCAGGCCGAGCGCGAGGAGATCATCGCCTCGCTGGTCAAGCTGCGCCCCGGTGACGTGATCCACGTACCGGTCGGCAAGTTCGCCGGCCTGGCGGTCGTCCTCGACCCCGGACGGGTCACCGACAACGAGGGACCGCGCCCCATGGTGCTGACGGCCAACCGGCACGCGCGGCGGCTCGCGATGATCGACTTCCCGGCACCGGTGCAGGCGCTGACGACGATGCGCATCCCCAAGTCGTTCAACCCCCGCAACCCGCAGGCCCGCCGCGACCTCGCGTCCGCCCTGCGCAGCCGTGCCGACGCGGCGTCGTTCCACCGGGACAAGCCCTACCGGGACCAGCCCGGCCGGGAGGACCCGCGCATCGCGGCGATCCGCCAGAAGCTGCGCGAGCACCCGTGCCACGACTGCCCCGACCGCGAGACCCACGCCCGGTGGGCCGAGCGGTACCTCAAGCTGGAGCGGGACACCCGCAACCAGCGCGGCCGCATCGAGCAGCGCACGAACACGGTCGCCCGGCAGTTCGACCGGGTCTGCGAGGTGCTCGACGTGCTCGGCTACCTCGACGGCGACGAGGTCACCCCGGACGGTCTGCGGCTCAAGCGGCTCTACAGCGACCTGGACCTGCTGGTCAGCGAGTGCCTGCGTCAGGGCACGTGGGACGGCCTGGACGCGGCCGAGCTGGCCGCGGTCGTCAGCGTCCTGACGTACACGTCGCGGCTGGCCGACGAGCTGCCGGCGCCCCGCTTCCCGACCAAGAACGTGCGGGAGACCGCCGAGACGATGGCGCACCTGTGCGCCGACCTGCAGCAGCTCGAGCGCGAGCACCGGGTCAAGTTCCTGCGCTCACCGGACTTCGGCTTCTCGCAGGCGGTGTGGTCCTGGTGCAAGGACGCCACGCTCGACGACGTCCTGAACGACATGGAGCTCGCCGCGGGCGACTTCGTCCGGGCGATGAAGCAGCTGATCGACGTCGTCGCCCAGATCGCCGACGCCGCCGGCCCCGGCCCGCTGCGCACAACCGCCCGCGAGGCACTCGACCTGCTGCGCCACGGCGTCGTCAGCTACACCAGCATCACCGCCTGA
- a CDS encoding 5'-3' exonuclease: MSHGRLLLLDSASLYFRAFFGIPKTLKAPDGTVVNALRGILDFTSTLTTQYEPEAVVACWDDDWRPQWRVDLLDTYKTQRLDDEGGEADTTEGLLGPQVPLIAEAFGLLGIPVVGAADYEADDVIGSLAEAWDGPVDIVTGDRDLFQLVDDDRDIRVLYVARGVSKHDVVDNAWLREKYGVDAADYVDFAVMRGDASDGLPGVAGIGDKTAAVLLEEFGDLDGILAAADDTWSSIKPRVRASLRESVDYITAAREVVAVRRDVCEVPDLTTAVDEDAFTAFGTTWGLGGVTERALAARARWA; the protein is encoded by the coding sequence ATGTCCCACGGCCGACTTCTGCTCCTCGACAGCGCGAGCCTGTACTTCCGCGCGTTCTTCGGCATCCCCAAGACCCTGAAGGCGCCCGACGGCACGGTCGTCAATGCGCTGCGCGGCATCCTCGACTTCACCTCGACCCTCACCACGCAGTACGAGCCCGAGGCCGTCGTCGCGTGCTGGGACGACGACTGGCGCCCGCAGTGGCGCGTCGACCTCCTCGACACGTACAAGACGCAGCGGCTGGACGACGAGGGTGGCGAGGCGGACACCACCGAGGGCCTCCTCGGCCCCCAGGTCCCGCTCATCGCCGAGGCATTCGGGCTGTTGGGCATCCCGGTGGTCGGGGCAGCGGACTACGAGGCCGACGACGTGATCGGCAGCCTCGCCGAGGCGTGGGACGGCCCCGTCGACATCGTGACGGGCGATCGCGACCTGTTCCAGCTCGTCGACGACGACCGGGACATCCGGGTGCTCTACGTCGCCAGGGGCGTGTCGAAGCACGACGTCGTGGACAACGCCTGGCTGCGGGAGAAGTACGGCGTCGACGCGGCCGACTACGTCGACTTCGCGGTGATGCGCGGGGACGCGTCCGACGGCCTGCCTGGTGTCGCCGGCATCGGTGACAAGACCGCGGCGGTCCTGCTCGAGGAGTTCGGCGACCTCGACGGCATCCTGGCCGCGGCCGACGACACCTGGTCGTCGATCAAGCCACGGGTGCGTGCGTCCTTGCGCGAGTCCGTCGACTACATCACCGCGGCGCGCGAGGTCGTGGCCGTGCGTCGCGACGTGTGCGAGGTGCCCGACCTCACCACCGCGGTGGACGAGGACGCCTTCACCGCGTTCGGCACGACCTGGGGCCTCGGCGGCGTCACCGAACGCGCCCTCGCCGCCCGCGCCCGCTGGGCCTGA